In a genomic window of Phragmites australis chromosome 14, lpPhrAust1.1, whole genome shotgun sequence:
- the LOC133890553 gene encoding DEAD-box ATP-dependent RNA helicase 5 — MGRKLLAEQGGTPKSSKKDKKSKNDKKRKLADEAEEEEAAAAATTEGVTNSSKKKRVEDGPGEGGEAENGAEKTVAVTGKGFQDAKYAPLQSFAAAELPPQVLDCCKAFAQPSPIQAHSWPFLLDGRDFIGIAATGSGKTIAFGVPALMHIRKKVGLKAGKKALPRCLVLSPTRELAQQIADVLTEAGAPCGINSVCLYGGTSKGPQISALKSGVDIVIGTPGRMKDLIEMGVCCLNEASFVVLDEADRMLDLGFEPEVRAILSQTSFARQMVMFSATWPLAVHQLAQEFMDPNPIKVVIGSEDLAANHDVMQIVEVLDDRSRDSRLLALLDKYHQAQSNRVLVFVLYKKEAARVETMLQRRGWKAVSVHGDKAQHDRTKALSLFKEGKCPLMIATDVASRGLDIPDVEVVINYSYPLTTEDYVHRIGRTGRAGKKGVAHTFFTQANKGLAGELVNVLREAGQVVPPALMKFGTHVKKKESKVYGSHFKEIAVDAPQSTKITFVDSDED; from the exons aTGGGCCGCAAGCTGCTCGCCGAGCAAGGGGGAACACCCAAGAGCagcaagaaggacaagaagagcaaaaaCGACAAGAAGCGGAAGCTGGcggacgaggccgaggaggaggaggcggcggccgcggcgacgACGGAGGGGGTCACGAACAGCAGCAAGAAGAAGCGGGTTGAGGATGGACCCGGCGAAGGAGGGGAAGCAGAGAACGGCGCGGAAAAGACCGTGGCGGTGACCGGGAAGGGCTTCCAGGACGCCAAGTACGCACCGCTGCAGTCCTTCGCTGCCGCCGAGCTGCCGCCCCAGGTGCTCGACTGCTGCAAGGCGTTCGCGCAGCCGTCGCCCATCCAGGCGCACTCCTGGCCGTTCCTCCTCGACGGCCGCGACTTCATCGGCATCGCCGCCACCGGATCCG GGAAGACGATTGCCTTTGGTGTGCCGGCACTGATGCACATCAGGAAGAAGGTAGGGCTGAAAGCGGGGAAGAAGGCCTTGCCCCGGTGCCTCGTGCTGTCGCCGACGAGGGAGCTCGCTCAGCAG ATTGCAGATGTACTTACTGAGGCCGGTGCACCGTGTGGGATAAATTCAGTTTGCCTTTATGGCGGAACTTCAAAGGGACCCCAGATATCTGCCCTTAAATCTGGAGTG GATATAGTCATAGGAACTCCTGGTCGTATGAAAGATCTTATTGAAATGGGTGTTTGTTGTCTTAATGAGGCTTCCTTTGTG GTTCTAGATGAAGCAGATAGAATGCTGGATTTGGGTTTCGAACCTGAAGTCAGGGCAATTTTGAGCCAAACATCATTTG CACGTCAGATGGTTATGTTCAGTGCAACTTGGCCTCTTGCTGTCCACCAGCTAGCTCAAGAGTTTATGGATCCAAATCCAATAAAG GTTGTTATTGGATCAGAAgatcttgcagctaaccatgatGTGATGCAAATTGTTGAAGTATTGGATGATAGGTCACGAGATTCAAGATTACTTGCCTTGCTTGACAAATACCATCAAGCACAAAG CAACAGGGTTTTGGTTTTTGTGTTGTACAAGAAAGAAGCTGCACGAGTGGAAACAATGCTTCAAAGAAG GGGGTGGAAGGCTGTTTCTGTTCATGGAGATAAGGCTCAGCATGATAGGACCAAAGCTTTATCTTTGTTTAAAGAAGGGAAATGCCCTTTAATG ATTGCTACGGATGTTGCTTCACGCGGACTTGATATTCCTGATGTTGAAGTTGTCATTAATTATAGCTATCCTTTGACCACTGAAGATTACGTCCACAGGATAGGAAGGACTGGTCGTGCCGGCAAGAAAGGTGTTGCACATACCTTTTTCACTCAAGCGAACAAG GGACTTGCTGGTGAACTTGTGAATGTTTTGAGGGAGGCTGGTCAAGTTGTTCCTCCAGCCCTTATGAAATTTGGCACACATGTCAAGAAAAAG GAATCAAAAGTATATGGATCTCACTTCAAGGAAATCGCAGTCGATGCTCCTCAATCCACAAAGATCACATTCGTTGATTCCGATGAGGACTAA